A genomic region of Mycobacterium senriense contains the following coding sequences:
- the mdlC gene encoding benzoylformate decarboxylase, translated as MSSPPTVWDVTYDLLRTLGLTTVFGNPGSTEQTFLKNFPADFSYVLGLQEASVLAMADGFAQSSGKPALVNLHTAAGTGNAMGSLIAAYKSNTPLIVTAGQQTREMVLCEPYLTNTSETQLPLPWVKWAYQPVRAEDVPAAFMRAYTVAVQPPAGPVYLSIPLDDWEKPALGPAVIRTASQRCAPDAERLRAFAERINRAQRPLLVFGPEVDRAGAWDAAVAFAEKVNAPVHAGPLPDRLSFPEDHPLYQGMLPMTIAEVTEVLRGHDLVVVIGAQVFRYYPYVAGDYLPEGTDLLHITADPGLTAAAPVGDSLLSDTLLALQELTPLIETGSGRTTPRPLDRTPGTVEPASTPLTPAQVYSALNTVKPPEAALVNESTSTMAEQAHWLPTVRSTSFFATGSGGIGWGVPGAVGVALGDRAAGRKRAVVATIGDGSFQYSIQAIWTAAQHKLPIVFVVMRNGEYAVLKSFALLEKTPGVPGLDLPGLEIESLATGFGCHAVTVGDTEQLVKEFNAALSADGPTVIVVPTKPQVAHLG; from the coding sequence ATGTCGTCTCCACCCACCGTCTGGGATGTCACCTACGATCTGCTGCGCACCTTGGGATTGACGACGGTGTTCGGCAATCCGGGATCGACCGAGCAGACATTCCTCAAGAACTTCCCCGCCGACTTCAGCTACGTGCTGGGACTGCAGGAGGCGTCGGTGCTGGCCATGGCGGACGGGTTCGCCCAGTCCAGCGGCAAGCCGGCGCTGGTGAACCTGCACACCGCGGCGGGCACCGGCAACGCCATGGGCAGCCTGATCGCGGCGTACAAGAGCAACACCCCACTGATCGTCACGGCCGGGCAGCAAACGCGCGAAATGGTGCTCTGTGAGCCATATCTGACGAATACCAGCGAGACTCAACTGCCGCTGCCATGGGTGAAGTGGGCGTATCAGCCCGTCCGCGCCGAGGACGTGCCGGCGGCATTCATGCGGGCCTACACCGTCGCGGTGCAGCCGCCCGCGGGTCCGGTGTATCTATCCATCCCCCTGGACGATTGGGAGAAGCCGGCCCTGGGCCCGGCCGTGATTCGCACGGCGAGTCAGCGGTGTGCGCCCGACGCGGAGCGCCTGCGGGCCTTCGCTGAGCGCATCAACCGGGCGCAGCGGCCGCTGCTGGTCTTCGGACCCGAGGTCGATCGGGCCGGCGCCTGGGATGCCGCCGTTGCATTCGCCGAGAAGGTCAACGCGCCCGTGCATGCCGGCCCGTTGCCGGACCGATTGTCGTTCCCCGAGGATCACCCGCTTTATCAGGGCATGTTGCCGATGACCATCGCCGAGGTGACAGAGGTGCTGCGCGGGCATGACCTCGTGGTGGTGATAGGCGCGCAGGTGTTCCGCTACTACCCGTACGTGGCCGGGGACTATCTGCCCGAGGGCACTGACCTGTTGCACATCACCGCCGATCCGGGGCTGACGGCCGCGGCACCTGTCGGCGACAGCTTGTTGAGCGACACACTGCTCGCCCTGCAGGAGCTGACCCCGTTGATCGAAACCGGTTCCGGCCGAACAACACCCAGGCCACTCGACCGGACGCCGGGAACGGTGGAGCCGGCCAGCACCCCGCTGACACCGGCTCAGGTGTACTCCGCGTTGAACACGGTGAAGCCGCCCGAGGCGGCACTGGTCAACGAGTCGACGTCGACAATGGCCGAGCAGGCGCACTGGCTGCCCACCGTCCGGTCGACCTCCTTCTTCGCCACGGGCAGCGGAGGCATCGGGTGGGGAGTGCCGGGCGCGGTCGGCGTCGCGCTGGGCGATCGCGCCGCGGGGCGCAAACGTGCGGTTGTAGCGACTATCGGTGACGGGTCATTCCAGTATTCGATCCAGGCGATCTGGACGGCGGCTCAGCACAAGCTACCGATCGTGTTCGTCGTGATGCGCAACGGTGAATATGCCGTCTTGAAATCATTTGCGTTGCTTGAGAAGACACCGGGAGTGCCGGGCCTGGATCTGCCCGGCCTGGAAATCGAATCGTTGGCCACGGGCTTCGGCTGCCACGCCGTCACGGTGGGCGATACCGAGCAGCTGGTCAAGGAGTTCAACGCCGCGCTTTCCGCCGATGGGCCCACCGTCATCGTGGTGCCGACGAAACCCCAAGTCGCACACCTGGGCTGA
- a CDS encoding Dps family protein, with amino-acid sequence MTQFTIPGLTDKQAARLTELLQKQLSTYNDLHLTLKHIHWNVVGPNFIGVHEMIDPQVDAVRGFADDVAERIAALGASPQGTPGAIIKDRSWDDYSVGRDTVQAHLAALDLVYTGVVEDIRHYIAETDELDQVTQDLLIGQAGQLEKFQWFVRAHLESAGGELAHTGKTTEKDAASSARGKS; translated from the coding sequence ATGACTCAGTTCACAATTCCGGGATTGACCGACAAGCAGGCAGCGCGGCTCACCGAACTGCTGCAAAAGCAACTGAGCACCTACAACGATCTTCATCTGACGCTGAAGCACATTCACTGGAACGTGGTTGGCCCCAACTTCATTGGCGTGCACGAGATGATCGACCCGCAGGTGGACGCTGTCCGCGGGTTTGCCGACGATGTTGCGGAACGCATTGCGGCCCTAGGTGCTTCGCCGCAAGGCACGCCCGGCGCCATTATCAAGGACCGCTCGTGGGACGACTATTCGGTCGGTCGCGACACGGTCCAGGCGCACCTGGCCGCTCTCGACCTCGTCTATACGGGTGTCGTCGAGGACATTCGCCACTACATCGCGGAGACCGACGAACTCGACCAGGTGACCCAGGACCTGCTGATTGGCCAGGCGGGACAGTTGGAGAAGTTTCAATGGTTCGTCCGGGCGCACCTGGAAAGTGCCGGCGGCGAGCTGGCGCACACAGGTAAGACCACCGAGAAGGACGCCGCCAGCAGCGCTCGTGGCAAATCCTAG
- a CDS encoding TetR/AcrR family transcriptional regulator, translating into MTTTAADAVAGEAPAEPDPFRQRLLDGLAASITERGYRASTVADVVRCARTSKRTFYDHFAGKEECFLELLAVDIEKLGAQITASVDPEADWHVQIRQAVEAYVGYIEARPAITLSWIRELPSLGAAARPVQRRGLQLLTSLLIDLSASPGFRRAKLPPLTAPLAVILLGGLRELTALAVEDDKPVREIVEPAVDASVALLGPRY; encoded by the coding sequence GTGACAACGACGGCCGCCGACGCGGTCGCGGGCGAGGCACCCGCCGAGCCGGATCCGTTTCGGCAACGCCTGCTCGACGGTCTCGCCGCCTCGATCACCGAGCGGGGCTACCGCGCCAGCACGGTCGCCGACGTCGTCCGCTGTGCGCGCACGTCCAAGCGCACCTTCTACGACCACTTCGCCGGCAAGGAAGAGTGTTTTCTCGAACTGCTGGCCGTCGACATCGAGAAACTGGGCGCCCAGATCACCGCCTCGGTCGATCCCGAGGCCGATTGGCACGTCCAGATCCGCCAGGCGGTCGAGGCCTATGTCGGATACATCGAGGCCCGCCCGGCCATCACATTGAGCTGGATACGCGAACTGCCCTCGCTGGGTGCGGCCGCTCGCCCGGTCCAGCGCCGGGGGCTGCAGTTGCTGACCAGCCTGCTGATCGACCTCAGCGCCAGTCCCGGGTTCCGGCGCGCCAAGCTGCCCCCGTTGACCGCACCGTTGGCCGTGATCCTGTTGGGCGGCCTGCGGGAGCTGACCGCACTTGCGGTCGAAGACGATAAACCGGTCCGAGAAATCGTGGAACCGGCCGTGGATGCATCCGTAGCTCTGCTCGGTCCGCGCTATTAG
- a CDS encoding DUF427 domain-containing protein, protein MAHPEIKEPSAGHPITIEPTKGRVQVRVNGELVADTTAALELREATLPAVQYIPIADVVQDRLTRTDTSTYCPFKGDASYYSVTTSAGDTVDDVIWTYEQPYPAVEKIAGHVAFYPNKADISISAQ, encoded by the coding sequence ATGGCCCACCCGGAAATCAAAGAACCCAGCGCCGGGCACCCGATCACCATCGAGCCGACCAAGGGGCGGGTGCAGGTACGCGTCAACGGCGAGCTCGTCGCCGACACCACGGCCGCGCTGGAATTACGCGAAGCCACTTTGCCTGCGGTGCAATACATTCCGATCGCCGACGTGGTGCAGGACCGGCTGACCCGGACGGACACCAGCACGTACTGCCCCTTCAAGGGCGACGCGAGCTACTACAGCGTGACCACCTCGGCCGGTGACACCGTCGACGATGTGATCTGGACGTACGAGCAGCCGTATCCGGCGGTTGAAAAGATCGCCGGGCACGTCGCGTTCTACCCCAACAAGGCCGACATCAGCATTTCGGCTCAGTAG
- a CDS encoding cytochrome P450, with amino-acid sequence MSQQVAAPPTAVHLPPAARIPKVLQGLGFAMSRRWMIQRLTRRHGNIFTLNLPMYGRVIAVGDPQLAKQIFTTSPEELGNIQPNLGRLFGTGSVFALEGDAHRQRRRLLAPPFHGKSMKKYESIIEEETLREIADWPEGSAFATLPPMMRITLNAILRAVFGAEGAELDELRRLIPPWVTLGSRLASIPMPKRDYGRYSPWGRLAEWRRRYDRVIDKLIDDERADSHFDERTDVLAMLLRTTYEDGSAMSRKDIGDELLTLLAAGHETTASTLGWAFERISRHPELLKALVEEADNGGSELRQATILEVQRARTVIDLAGRHVYPEAFRLGEWVIPRGDSIIIGIGQIHSNPDVFPDPDRFDPQRFIGTKPSALSWIPFGGGTRRCVGAAFANMEMDVVLRTVLRRLAIETTDAPGERWHGRGVAFTPKGGGRIVVRRR; translated from the coding sequence ATGAGCCAACAAGTCGCCGCCCCGCCGACCGCGGTCCACTTGCCTCCGGCCGCCCGAATTCCCAAGGTGCTTCAGGGCCTTGGCTTCGCGATGTCGCGGCGCTGGATGATTCAACGGCTGACGCGCCGCCACGGCAACATCTTCACGCTCAACCTGCCGATGTACGGGCGCGTCATCGCCGTGGGTGACCCGCAGTTGGCCAAGCAGATCTTCACGACCAGCCCCGAGGAGCTCGGCAACATCCAGCCCAATCTGGGCAGGCTGTTCGGCACCGGGTCGGTGTTCGCGCTCGAGGGCGATGCGCATCGCCAACGGCGCCGGCTGTTGGCACCGCCGTTCCACGGCAAGAGCATGAAGAAGTACGAAAGCATCATCGAAGAAGAGACGCTGCGCGAGATCGCCGACTGGCCAGAAGGCAGCGCGTTTGCCACGCTGCCGCCGATGATGCGGATCACGCTGAACGCCATCCTGCGTGCGGTTTTCGGCGCGGAGGGCGCCGAGCTCGACGAGCTGCGCCGGCTCATACCACCGTGGGTCACCCTGGGATCGCGATTGGCCTCGATCCCGATGCCCAAACGCGACTACGGCCGGTACAGCCCTTGGGGCCGGCTGGCCGAATGGCGGCGCCGGTACGACCGGGTCATCGACAAGTTGATCGACGACGAGCGGGCCGATTCGCACTTCGACGAGCGGACCGACGTCCTGGCGATGCTGTTGCGCACCACCTACGAAGACGGTTCGGCCATGTCGCGCAAGGACATCGGCGATGAGCTGCTCACCCTGCTGGCCGCCGGACACGAAACCACCGCCTCCACGCTGGGGTGGGCCTTCGAGCGGATAAGCCGGCACCCTGAGCTGCTCAAGGCGCTCGTCGAGGAGGCCGACAACGGCGGCAGCGAGCTGCGTCAGGCCACGATCTTGGAGGTCCAGCGGGCCAGGACCGTAATCGACCTCGCCGGCCGCCACGTCTACCCCGAGGCCTTCCGCCTCGGCGAGTGGGTGATCCCGCGGGGCGATTCCATCATCATCGGAATCGGGCAGATTCACAGTAACCCCGACGTGTTCCCCGACCCCGACCGTTTCGACCCGCAACGCTTCATCGGGACCAAACCGTCGGCGTTGTCGTGGATCCCGTTCGGTGGTGGGACCCGCCGATGCGTCGGGGCGGCGTTCGCCAACATGGAGATGGACGTCGTGCTCCGGACGGTGTTGCGCCGCTTGGCGATCGAAACGACGGACGCGCCCGGCGAGCGGTGGCATGGCCGCGGGGTCGCGTTCACCCCGAAGGGCGGCGGCCGGATCGTGGTGCGCCGGCGCTGA
- a CDS encoding PucR family transcriptional regulator, protein MAASAADPQLAELGAALLSRADELADTMVALLRRDVGFHRTVALVTDDQLRGAIRTHLDFILGVFGAPQRDYDTAAAAATGRSRAAAGVPLPAVMDSYRLCARFLWDELRVEAGRAGAVTDGGLVRASSAMWLALEEFTTAMVSGYQEEMARRLVDRQQERSAMVQALIDGRLADTVDLWNTADTLRISVRGPYTVVCAELSSIGRSVLPGIENRLAARGVSSAWRLQPDIEIGILQLGPNKSIDLVIEELSKHTATRIGISPPIMDLGQTAGALRYARIAMTASRPDRGPITVFDRDVMAITAVAAPEVMDRVAANVLGALDELPEHEREALLDTLEAWFDHGGSAERAAQALYVHANTVRQRLRKIEQRTGRPVTEPRAAAELCVALETIRRVANRNPGAEFSAGAPRSGRRPSG, encoded by the coding sequence ATGGCAGCCTCTGCGGCGGACCCGCAATTGGCCGAACTCGGCGCGGCCCTGCTGTCGCGCGCCGACGAGCTGGCCGATACCATGGTGGCGCTGTTGCGGCGCGACGTGGGCTTCCACCGCACCGTGGCGTTGGTGACGGACGACCAACTGCGCGGCGCGATCCGGACTCATCTGGATTTCATTCTGGGCGTTTTCGGTGCTCCGCAGCGCGATTACGACACCGCGGCGGCCGCCGCGACCGGGCGCAGCCGGGCCGCTGCCGGGGTTCCACTGCCGGCGGTGATGGATTCCTACCGGCTCTGCGCTCGCTTTCTCTGGGACGAACTGCGGGTGGAAGCGGGCCGCGCCGGGGCCGTGACCGACGGCGGGCTGGTGCGCGCCTCGTCGGCGATGTGGCTTGCGCTCGAGGAATTCACCACCGCGATGGTCAGCGGGTACCAGGAAGAGATGGCCCGCCGGCTCGTGGACCGCCAGCAGGAGCGCTCGGCCATGGTGCAGGCGCTGATCGACGGCCGGCTGGCAGATACCGTGGACCTCTGGAATACCGCCGACACACTGCGCATTTCGGTGCGGGGGCCCTACACGGTGGTCTGCGCGGAATTGTCCAGCATCGGCCGATCGGTGTTGCCGGGCATCGAGAACCGGCTGGCTGCGCGAGGGGTTTCATCCGCCTGGCGATTACAGCCCGACATCGAGATCGGCATCCTGCAACTCGGCCCGAACAAGTCGATCGACCTCGTGATCGAGGAGCTGAGCAAGCATACGGCCACCCGGATCGGGATCAGCCCTCCGATAATGGATCTCGGGCAGACCGCAGGCGCGTTGCGCTACGCGAGGATCGCGATGACGGCGTCGCGCCCCGATCGCGGGCCGATCACCGTCTTCGATCGCGACGTCATGGCCATCACGGCGGTGGCCGCCCCCGAGGTGATGGACCGCGTTGCGGCCAACGTCCTCGGTGCTCTGGACGAGTTGCCTGAGCACGAACGAGAGGCGCTGCTCGACACGCTCGAGGCGTGGTTCGACCATGGGGGTTCGGCCGAGCGCGCGGCACAGGCCCTGTACGTTCACGCCAACACGGTGCGCCAACGGCTGCGCAAGATCGAGCAGCGGACGGGGCGTCCGGTCACCGAACCACGCGCCGCGGCGGAACTGTGTGTCGCGCTAGAAACCATCCGCCGCGTCGCAAACCGGAACCCTGGCGCCGAGTTCAGCGCCGGCGCACCACGATCCGGCCGCCGCCCTTCGGGGTGA
- a CDS encoding DNA-3-methyladenine glycosylase family protein encodes MQTARTVVFPGAVSFGHTLAPLRRGLGDPCFRAPGDGSIWRTSLLPSGSVTARITRVGPNAAHAAAWGSGAQEFLETVPAMLGFEDDDSDFVPRHPTVAAAYQRVPHLRLGRTGLVLEALIPAIIEQRVPGADAFRSWRVLVSKYGTPAPGPAPDGMRVMPPAQVWRNIPSWEFHRANVDPRRAQTVVTCARRAPSLERLVSRPTVQARQALMSLPGVGEWTAAETAQRAFGDADALSVGDYHIPKMIGWTLLGRPVDDAGMLELLEPMRPHRQRVVRLLEASGLAYEPRRGPRLPVQQIHSL; translated from the coding sequence GTGCAGACCGCGCGCACGGTCGTGTTTCCCGGAGCGGTCAGCTTCGGGCACACGTTGGCGCCCCTTCGCCGCGGCCTCGGGGATCCGTGCTTCCGGGCCCCCGGTGACGGCTCGATCTGGCGCACCAGCCTGCTGCCCAGCGGGTCCGTCACCGCCCGGATCACCCGCGTCGGACCTAATGCCGCGCACGCTGCGGCCTGGGGCAGCGGCGCGCAGGAGTTCCTCGAAACGGTGCCCGCCATGCTGGGTTTCGAGGACGACGACTCGGACTTCGTGCCGCGGCATCCGACGGTTGCCGCCGCCTACCAACGGGTCCCGCACCTGCGCCTGGGCCGCACCGGGCTGGTGCTGGAGGCCCTGATCCCCGCGATCATCGAGCAGCGGGTGCCCGGCGCCGATGCGTTTCGCTCGTGGCGGGTGCTGGTGTCGAAGTACGGGACGCCGGCACCGGGCCCCGCGCCGGACGGGATGCGCGTCATGCCGCCGGCGCAGGTGTGGCGGAACATCCCGTCGTGGGAATTTCATCGCGCCAACGTCGACCCGCGACGGGCGCAGACCGTGGTGACCTGTGCGCGGCGGGCCCCGTCGTTGGAGCGGCTGGTGTCGCGGCCGACGGTGCAGGCGCGTCAGGCGCTGATGTCGCTGCCGGGCGTGGGGGAGTGGACCGCCGCCGAGACCGCACAACGCGCCTTCGGCGACGCGGACGCCCTATCGGTGGGCGACTACCACATTCCCAAAATGATCGGCTGGACGTTGCTGGGCCGGCCCGTCGATGACGCGGGCATGCTCGAACTGCTCGAGCCGATGCGGCCGCACCGCCAGCGTGTGGTCCGGCTGCTCGAAGCCAGCGGACTGGCATACGAGCCCCGCCGCGGCCCGCGGCTGCCGGTGCAGCAAATCCACTCGCTTTGA
- a CDS encoding chloride channel protein, with protein sequence MQPAEAPAAAAGGRFGSSIRNSGYLQKWLLLGITIGFVAGFGAVAFYVALKYAADLLGYLADYHIPTPVGEGGSRGSTGFHRAWAIPLVTTAGALLSALIVTKLAPEATGHGTDQAIEAVHSDPRAIRFRAVVVKMVASALTIGSGGSAGREGPTAQISAGFCSLLTRRLNLSDEDGRIAVALGIGAGIGAIFAAPLGGAVLAASITYRDDFDYRCLLPGFITSGTAYAVFGAFLGFDPLFGYIDAEYRFEKSWPLLWFVAIGLAAAAIGYLYARTFHASVRLTRRLPGGPVLKPALGGLLVGLLGLVIPQILSSGYGWAQLAADRSSLMAIPLWIVLLMPMAKIVATSLSIGTGGSGGLFGPGIVIGAFVGAALWRLGELSGLPGVPHEPGIFVVVGMMACFGSVARAPLAIMIMVAEMTGSFSIVPGAILAVGIAALLMSRTNVTIYEAQRLNRETAEAERKSQASAATETELPTDS encoded by the coding sequence ATGCAGCCTGCGGAAGCGCCCGCCGCGGCGGCCGGCGGGCGATTCGGGTCTTCTATTCGTAATTCGGGTTATCTGCAGAAATGGTTGCTGCTCGGCATCACGATTGGTTTCGTTGCCGGCTTCGGCGCCGTCGCCTTCTACGTGGCGCTGAAGTACGCTGCCGACCTACTCGGATACTTGGCCGACTATCACATTCCGACGCCCGTCGGAGAGGGTGGGAGTCGCGGCTCCACTGGCTTCCACCGCGCGTGGGCGATCCCGTTGGTGACGACGGCGGGTGCGTTGCTGTCCGCGCTGATCGTGACCAAGCTGGCGCCGGAGGCCACCGGTCACGGGACGGACCAAGCCATCGAAGCAGTGCACAGTGATCCCCGGGCCATCCGCTTCCGGGCGGTGGTGGTGAAGATGGTGGCCAGCGCACTGACCATAGGCTCAGGGGGTTCAGCTGGGCGCGAGGGGCCGACCGCTCAGATCTCGGCCGGTTTCTGCTCCTTGCTCACCCGCCGGCTGAACCTCTCCGATGAGGACGGCCGAATCGCGGTGGCGTTGGGTATCGGTGCCGGCATCGGCGCTATTTTCGCCGCTCCGCTGGGCGGCGCGGTGCTGGCCGCCTCGATCACATACCGGGACGACTTCGATTACCGCTGCCTGTTGCCCGGTTTCATCACGTCCGGGACGGCTTATGCGGTGTTCGGGGCGTTCCTCGGGTTTGATCCGCTTTTCGGCTATATCGACGCCGAATATCGCTTCGAAAAGTCTTGGCCGCTGCTGTGGTTCGTCGCCATCGGCCTAGCGGCGGCGGCAATCGGCTATCTCTACGCCAGGACGTTTCACGCCTCGGTGCGGCTCACCCGACGGCTGCCGGGCGGGCCGGTGCTCAAGCCGGCGCTGGGCGGACTGCTAGTCGGCCTGCTGGGTCTGGTGATTCCCCAGATCCTGAGCAGCGGCTACGGGTGGGCACAGCTCGCGGCCGATCGCAGTTCGCTGATGGCTATTCCGTTGTGGATCGTTCTCCTGATGCCGATGGCCAAGATCGTCGCGACGTCGCTATCGATCGGCACCGGCGGCTCCGGCGGTCTGTTCGGTCCCGGCATCGTGATCGGCGCCTTCGTGGGGGCTGCCCTCTGGCGGCTGGGTGAGCTGTCCGGCTTGCCGGGAGTGCCGCACGAGCCTGGGATCTTCGTGGTGGTGGGAATGATGGCCTGCTTCGGCAGCGTTGCCCGCGCGCCGCTGGCCATCATGATCATGGTCGCCGAAATGACCGGCTCATTCTCGATCGTGCCCGGAGCGATCCTGGCCGTCGGAATAGCGGCGTTGCTGATGTCACGGACCAACGTCACTATTTATGAGGCACAGCGGCTGAACCGTGAAACCGCCGAGGCTGAGCGCAAAAGCCAAGCCTCGGCGGCCACTGAGACTGAATTACCTACTGACAGCTAG
- a CDS encoding class I SAM-dependent methyltransferase: MLATFYAKALDADFPKPILGDRYAKELVERIDYDWKKTTITPRRAPSVTTRSAHFDQWTRKFLAAHPRSVVLHLGCGLDSRFFRLQPGPDVQWYDVDYPEVVALRTQLYPSRDHYHVVAASVTDPAWLAEIPADRPTLMIGEGLTMYLTESDGTALLRRVVARFGSGELQFDVFNWLGIKSQWLNTVVRRSGSTLHWAINGPDDIIEAVPGVRLLAWERWFESYTFAQLPRSSRALGRIMSHVRAAANMSQYHRYAFGAPDGKP, translated from the coding sequence ATGCTGGCGACGTTCTACGCCAAGGCGCTGGACGCCGATTTCCCGAAACCGATCCTGGGCGATCGGTATGCGAAGGAGCTCGTCGAGCGCATCGACTACGACTGGAAGAAAACGACCATCACCCCGCGGCGGGCGCCGTCGGTGACCACCCGGTCGGCGCACTTCGACCAATGGACGCGCAAATTCCTTGCCGCGCATCCGCGTTCGGTCGTGCTGCACCTGGGCTGCGGGCTGGACAGCCGATTCTTCCGCTTGCAGCCGGGTCCGGACGTCCAGTGGTACGACGTCGACTACCCCGAGGTCGTGGCGCTGCGAACCCAGCTCTACCCGAGCCGCGATCACTACCACGTCGTCGCCGCCTCGGTCACCGACCCGGCATGGCTGGCGGAAATCCCGGCCGACCGTCCCACGCTGATGATCGGGGAGGGGCTGACCATGTATCTCACCGAGAGCGACGGCACCGCGCTGCTGCGCAGGGTGGTCGCCCGGTTCGGTTCGGGTGAGCTGCAGTTCGATGTGTTCAATTGGCTGGGCATCAAGTCGCAATGGCTGAACACCGTGGTGCGGCGGTCCGGATCGACGCTGCACTGGGCGATCAACGGGCCCGACGACATCATCGAAGCCGTGCCGGGGGTGCGGCTGCTGGCCTGGGAACGATGGTTCGAGTCGTACACCTTCGCGCAGTTGCCCCGCTCATCCCGAGCCTTGGGCAGAATCATGTCGCACGTTCGCGCGGCTGCGAACATGTCGCAATACCACCGCTACGCATTCGGAGCGCCGGACGGGAAGCCTTGA
- the msrA gene encoding peptide-methionine (S)-S-oxide reductase MsrA translates to MTNTQKAILAGGCFWGMQELIRKQPGVVSTRVGYTGGDVPNATYRNHGTHAEAIEIVYDPAVTDYRTMLEFFFQIHDPTTKDRQGNDRGPSYRSAIFYVDDEQKRIALDTIADVEASGLWPGKVVTEVSPAGDFWEAEPEHQDYLQHFPNGYTCHFIRPGWKLPRRATAGQ, encoded by the coding sequence ATGACCAACACGCAAAAGGCGATCCTCGCCGGCGGCTGCTTTTGGGGGATGCAGGAACTGATCCGCAAGCAGCCGGGCGTGGTTTCGACCCGGGTCGGTTACACCGGCGGCGACGTCCCCAACGCGACCTACCGCAACCACGGCACCCACGCCGAGGCGATCGAGATCGTCTATGACCCAGCGGTCACCGACTACCGCACGATGCTGGAGTTCTTCTTCCAGATCCACGATCCGACAACGAAAGACCGGCAGGGCAACGACCGGGGACCCAGTTACCGGTCGGCCATCTTCTATGTCGACGACGAGCAGAAGCGGATCGCGCTGGACACCATCGCCGACGTGGAGGCGTCCGGGCTGTGGCCCGGCAAGGTGGTGACCGAGGTCAGCCCGGCCGGCGACTTCTGGGAAGCCGAGCCCGAACACCAGGACTACCTGCAGCACTTTCCCAACGGCTATACCTGCCACTTCATCCGCCCGGGCTGGAAGCTGCCGCGCCGGGCGACCGCGGGCCAGTAG
- a CDS encoding nuclear transport factor 2 family protein, with product MNSRQFSRSELAAAFEKFEATVDAAAQSQDWDAWVQHYTPDVVYIEHAAGTMHGRDEVREWISKTMGSFPGSHMVAFPSLWSVIDEAGGRIIMELDNPMRDPGDGTVISATNISIITYAGNGLWRQQEDIYNPLRFVQATLKWCRKAQELGTLDDDAARFMEQYGGAQ from the coding sequence GTGAACAGCCGGCAATTCTCGCGTAGCGAACTGGCCGCCGCCTTCGAGAAATTCGAAGCGACCGTCGATGCGGCGGCGCAATCCCAGGACTGGGACGCGTGGGTTCAGCACTACACACCCGACGTCGTATACATCGAGCACGCGGCCGGCACCATGCACGGCCGCGACGAGGTCCGCGAGTGGATCAGCAAGACGATGGGCAGCTTTCCCGGCAGCCATATGGTCGCGTTCCCGTCGCTGTGGTCGGTGATCGACGAGGCAGGCGGCCGCATCATCATGGAACTCGACAACCCGATGCGCGATCCCGGCGACGGCACCGTAATCAGCGCGACGAACATCTCGATCATCACCTACGCCGGCAACGGCCTGTGGCGTCAGCAGGAAGACATCTACAACCCGCTGCGCTTCGTGCAGGCAACGTTGAAGTGGTGCCGTAAGGCGCAGGAGCTCGGCACACTCGACGATGACGCCGCGCGTTTCATGGAGCAGTACGGCGGCGCCCAGTGA
- a CDS encoding nuclear transport factor 2 family protein translates to MMTPFDDPQGELAWMFLQSTSDGGDLDEGFALLSDDFTYWTLYTRTPCDKHVLRRSVERRKQDLELTIDLVRCVNEGETVVVEAQATGTTSDGVEYDSPFVCIFDTHDGLIVSMRVYSDTRAVAAALPGWMPY, encoded by the coding sequence GTGATGACGCCGTTCGATGACCCGCAGGGCGAACTGGCCTGGATGTTCCTGCAGAGCACCAGCGACGGCGGCGACCTGGACGAGGGTTTCGCCCTGCTCAGTGACGACTTCACGTACTGGACGCTCTACACGCGCACGCCCTGCGACAAGCACGTGCTCCGGCGATCGGTCGAGCGACGCAAACAAGACCTCGAGCTGACCATCGATTTGGTGCGCTGCGTCAACGAGGGCGAGACCGTGGTGGTGGAGGCACAGGCCACTGGCACCACGTCCGACGGTGTCGAGTACGACAGCCCGTTCGTGTGCATTTTCGACACCCACGACGGGCTGATCGTCTCGATGCGCGTGTACAGCGATACCCGCGCGGTGGCGGCCGCGCTTCCCGGGTGGATGCCCTACTGA